In the genome of Leptospira congkakensis, one region contains:
- a CDS encoding TIGR00730 family Rossman fold protein, which translates to MTQFKNIAVYCGSSPGQDPYYMAAAFELGEYLGTNQIGLVYGGASVGLMGAVANGCLSKNGSVTGVLPKFLKRKEIEHNKLNQLILVDSMHERKLKMFDLSDAFVVLPGGFGTMEEFFEVVTWSQLGLHHKPIIILNWLGFYNPLLTLIQNMVSSGFLKKENANLVQVLETSKNLLSALQNYSPSKTEKWLSEDTV; encoded by the coding sequence ATGACACAATTTAAAAACATCGCTGTATATTGTGGGTCTTCACCGGGACAAGATCCTTACTATATGGCCGCAGCATTCGAATTAGGTGAATATTTAGGAACAAATCAAATTGGTTTGGTATATGGGGGTGCAAGTGTTGGTCTAATGGGAGCTGTAGCCAACGGATGTTTATCCAAAAATGGATCGGTCACAGGTGTACTTCCCAAATTTCTAAAACGAAAAGAAATAGAACATAACAAACTCAACCAACTCATCCTTGTAGACAGTATGCACGAAAGAAAACTCAAAATGTTTGATTTGTCAGATGCATTTGTTGTATTACCAGGTGGGTTCGGGACCATGGAGGAATTCTTTGAAGTTGTCACCTGGTCTCAGTTAGGCCTACACCACAAACCAATCATCATTCTCAATTGGCTGGGATTTTACAACCCCCTCCTAACACTCATACAAAATATGGTAAGTTCCGGATTTTTAAAAAAAGAAAATGCAAACCTCGTACAAGTTCTAGAAACTTCAAAAAATCTCCTTTCCGCCTTACAAAACTATTCACCGTCTAAGACGGAGAAATGGTTGTCCGAAGACACCGTCTAA
- a CDS encoding DUF4846 domain-containing protein yields the protein MKSALAILNQNQIQNRKFTIWFVFTLFFFTIQNSFADSIKERFTPPNNFNRVSYPDGSFATYLQNFPLKPKGSPVLLYDGRTKTNQVHVAVLDFPLLRDDLIQCADAVMKLRAEYFYSLKEYDKIQFKISNGMDVGFARFAKGERVQVKGNKTNWKTGKFKKGTGHDVFEDYLRFIYSYAGTISLKSELKKKQINELKPGDVWIEAGSPGHVVMIVDQVTGKDGQTLFLLAQSYMPSQEMHILKSESKFSPWFEVPKNQTFPTPEWEFPTKEIYGFVK from the coding sequence ATGAAATCCGCTCTCGCTATTTTGAATCAAAACCAAATCCAAAACCGTAAATTTACCATTTGGTTTGTTTTTACCCTTTTCTTTTTTACCATTCAAAACTCATTTGCAGACTCCATTAAAGAACGATTCACACCGCCTAACAATTTTAATCGAGTCTCTTATCCCGACGGAAGTTTTGCGACCTATTTACAAAACTTTCCTTTAAAACCAAAAGGTAGTCCTGTCCTTCTTTACGATGGTAGGACCAAAACAAACCAAGTCCATGTTGCTGTTTTGGATTTTCCCCTTCTTCGAGACGATCTCATCCAATGTGCCGATGCCGTGATGAAACTAAGAGCAGAGTATTTTTATTCCTTAAAAGAATATGACAAAATCCAATTTAAGATTAGTAACGGAATGGACGTTGGATTTGCTCGTTTTGCTAAGGGTGAGAGAGTCCAAGTCAAAGGAAACAAAACCAATTGGAAAACAGGCAAATTCAAAAAAGGAACAGGCCACGATGTCTTCGAAGACTATTTGCGATTTATTTACAGTTATGCAGGAACCATCTCTTTAAAATCGGAACTGAAGAAAAAACAAATTAACGAATTAAAACCAGGGGACGTTTGGATTGAAGCAGGTTCGCCAGGACATGTGGTTATGATTGTAGACCAAGTAACAGGAAAAGATGGACAAACTTTATTTCTTCTGGCACAAAGTTATATGCCTTCTCAAGAAATGCACATTCTGAAATCGGAGAGTAAGTTTTCCCCTTGGTTTGAAGTTCCCAAAAACCAAACCTTCCCAACTCCAGAATGGGAATTCCCAACAAAAGAAATTTATGGATTTGTAAAATGA
- a CDS encoding zinc-dependent alcohol dehydrogenase — protein sequence MRRLMFRKKGILEWEEVEPLTLTDKNQVIVEPISIARCDLDLPILRGETLFRAPFPVGHEFVGKIKSVSEDLTDLYPVGMTIASPFQISCGSCPTCLNHHSNSCESVPYTSGYGMPPGAHSFGGAIADEIKIPFAKQMLLPINPKINPVGIASLSDNIAEVWKLAGRFLNRKKDPKVLVVGGLAGSIGLYTALFLHQTKKAEVMYVDTDPTRIQLAESLEIPVEHFTSFPKPTNKYDLVCDASAHKAGWDFAVRSLGRNAIFSSASIFWTNQWEIPYLEMYNQGVEIHLGRVESKDSMEALYPYILSGVFTPEKIVTKQVSFNDAKEAWLEESIKLVITK from the coding sequence ATGCGTCGACTGATGTTTCGTAAAAAAGGAATTTTAGAATGGGAAGAGGTAGAGCCACTCACCTTAACTGACAAAAACCAAGTCATCGTCGAACCCATTTCCATCGCGCGTTGTGATTTGGATTTACCCATCCTTCGTGGAGAAACTTTATTTCGTGCTCCTTTCCCCGTAGGACACGAGTTTGTTGGTAAAATTAAATCGGTTTCCGAAGATTTGACGGATTTGTATCCAGTGGGAATGACAATCGCTAGCCCCTTCCAAATTTCCTGTGGATCTTGTCCCACTTGCCTGAATCATCATTCCAATTCCTGCGAGTCAGTTCCTTATACTTCTGGATATGGAATGCCACCAGGTGCTCATTCTTTTGGTGGAGCCATCGCAGACGAAATCAAAATCCCATTCGCCAAACAAATGCTACTTCCGATAAATCCAAAAATAAATCCCGTAGGGATCGCAAGCCTAAGTGATAACATCGCAGAAGTTTGGAAACTTGCAGGAAGATTTTTAAATCGAAAAAAAGATCCAAAGGTTCTAGTTGTGGGTGGTCTTGCAGGAAGTATTGGACTTTATACCGCCCTTTTTCTCCACCAAACAAAAAAAGCCGAAGTGATGTATGTTGATACGGATCCTACACGAATCCAATTGGCAGAATCTTTGGAAATCCCCGTGGAACATTTCACTAGTTTCCCAAAACCAACAAATAAATATGATTTGGTTTGTGATGCCTCCGCCCACAAAGCGGGTTGGGACTTTGCAGTTCGGTCTCTCGGGCGAAATGCCATCTTTAGTTCTGCCTCTATCTTTTGGACCAACCAATGGGAAATTCCATATCTGGAAATGTACAACCAAGGTGTAGAAATCCATTTGGGCCGTGTGGAATCAAAAGATTCTATGGAAGCACTTTATCCTTATATTCTCTCTGGCGTTTTTACTCCCGAAAAAATAGTGACCAAACAAGTTTCCTTCAATGATGCCAAAGAGGCATGGTTAGAAGAATCTATCAAGTTAGTGATTACCAAATGA
- a CDS encoding ankyrin repeat domain-containing protein, whose translation MKTILSCSNCFNGHSISTSKLEGKKGKYRCKKCSSWNHFDYRIEFGSESSDSLVLFDLHFKDQIPEHKLQGQIFGRYTTDFISDWSNEELVFLKDEEGTENDVRISISGLPELSRLKNLLFDVTTDSPSKNLNIIINQNVNVSQVRLSVTVSSLDDHSVSGKLYLAIADEWNTLLHGSFTATHIYKIQFDEHGDADKKIPEFVSNELSAKIFALSGNILSLQENFSLLDLEHKDELLTLVMYHWPENQSTVSEVHFKEENLQVVFQLSQKKLNETLIFLLSNQVVPNIKHWKLIHEVVCHSEIEPLFIPLLKQKFPEGYQNHLGSSLESKNEDKTLDWLDGDDVYLLDSFVRTVGSLDYVIDDSIRNPLGFSLLQESFARARYKSSMRLLERGADPNHLDANGETAIFKLCQDSTLRLQEKTALMDELIRRGAKVNIQSVNGMTPLHWCSVFGEPSLAKRLITAGVDIHISDNSGSTALHEACKFGNSAVLALLLESGAKSNAKTLDEKTGRDLAFENLEIGELEGDEEKKNRSQRVLSLLDVYGG comes from the coding sequence ATGAAAACGATCTTATCCTGTTCTAATTGTTTTAACGGCCATTCCATTTCTACTTCCAAACTGGAAGGGAAAAAAGGAAAATACCGCTGTAAAAAATGTTCTTCCTGGAACCATTTTGATTATCGTATCGAATTTGGATCAGAGTCTTCCGACTCACTCGTGTTATTTGACCTTCATTTTAAGGATCAGATTCCTGAACATAAACTCCAAGGCCAAATTTTTGGAAGATACACAACAGATTTTATTTCTGATTGGTCCAATGAAGAATTAGTTTTTTTGAAAGACGAAGAAGGAACCGAAAACGACGTAAGAATTTCCATTTCAGGATTACCGGAACTTTCTAGGTTAAAAAATTTACTGTTCGATGTCACAACTGATTCTCCTTCAAAAAATTTAAATATCATCATCAATCAAAATGTAAATGTTTCGCAGGTTCGGTTGTCGGTAACTGTTTCTTCTTTAGATGACCATTCTGTATCAGGAAAATTGTATTTAGCCATCGCAGACGAGTGGAATACTTTATTACATGGAAGTTTTACAGCCACACATATATATAAAATCCAATTTGATGAACATGGCGATGCAGACAAAAAAATTCCAGAATTTGTTTCAAATGAGTTATCTGCAAAAATATTTGCATTGTCAGGAAATATCTTATCTTTGCAGGAAAATTTTTCTTTATTAGATTTAGAACATAAAGACGAGTTATTAACGCTTGTGATGTACCACTGGCCGGAAAATCAATCTACAGTTTCAGAAGTTCATTTTAAAGAAGAGAACTTGCAGGTTGTTTTCCAACTCAGTCAAAAGAAACTAAATGAAACATTAATTTTTCTTCTTTCGAACCAAGTGGTTCCCAACATAAAACATTGGAAACTCATCCATGAAGTTGTCTGTCATTCGGAAATCGAACCTTTGTTTATTCCACTTTTGAAACAGAAATTTCCTGAAGGTTATCAAAATCATTTAGGATCTAGTTTAGAATCCAAAAACGAAGACAAAACTTTGGATTGGTTGGATGGAGATGATGTTTATCTTTTGGATTCTTTTGTTCGGACGGTAGGTTCTTTAGATTATGTAATCGACGATTCCATACGTAATCCTTTGGGTTTTTCGCTTTTACAAGAATCATTTGCACGTGCCAGATACAAGTCCTCTATGAGGCTTTTGGAACGAGGAGCAGATCCCAATCATTTAGATGCCAATGGGGAAACTGCCATTTTCAAATTATGCCAAGATAGTACTTTGCGATTACAAGAAAAAACGGCTCTTATGGATGAACTGATCCGAAGAGGAGCCAAAGTCAATATTCAATCAGTGAATGGAATGACACCATTACATTGGTGTTCTGTTTTTGGAGAACCAAGTTTAGCGAAGCGACTGATCACTGCTGGTGTCGACATCCATATTTCAGATAACAGTGGTAGTACGGCACTTCATGAAGCTTGTAAATTTGGGAATTCTGCTGTCCTTGCATTGTTATTAGAATCTGGTGCTAAATCCAATGCAAAAACTTTGGATGAAAAAACTGGGCGAGACCTCGCTTTCGAAAATTTAGAAATTGGTGAATTGGAAGGTGATGAGGAGAAAAAGAACAGAAGCCAACGCGTTCTTTCTCTCCTAGATGTATATGGTGGTTAG
- a CDS encoding ABA4-like family protein, translating to MNPSLIFKIANGITLLSWIVLILSPNQTKVIRPLRVFISGLLLGGVYIFAIIIGNGEADGDFSSLESVRSLFANDYFLLGGWIHYLAFDLFLGTWEVEDGLKEGINRWILVPILALTFYFGPAGFVLYLVLRFVTKFLIKKTKTT from the coding sequence ATGAATCCTTCCTTAATTTTTAAAATTGCCAATGGCATTACACTTCTTTCTTGGATTGTTTTGATACTTTCGCCAAATCAAACCAAGGTGATCCGTCCTTTAAGAGTTTTTATTTCAGGACTTTTACTTGGCGGAGTTTATATATTTGCGATCATCATTGGAAATGGAGAGGCAGATGGTGATTTTTCTAGTTTAGAATCTGTACGTTCCTTATTTGCCAATGACTACTTTTTACTCGGAGGATGGATCCATTACTTAGCTTTTGATTTATTTTTGGGAACTTGGGAAGTGGAAGATGGATTAAAAGAAGGAATCAACCGATGGATCTTAGTCCCCATTTTGGCACTTACGTTTTATTTTGGGCCAGCTGGTTTTGTATTGTATTTGGTCTTACGATTTGTTACAAAATTTTTAATCAAAAAAACAAAGACTACCTAA
- a CDS encoding TetR/AcrR family transcriptional regulator: MKPAKKKQKLPKPNSDISAKSTGYHHGNLREEVLEHSRKVLETKGVSSLSLRDIANDLGVSHTAPYRHFPKKMDLLQALVTEGFRELTEGMERAWNHSDDPLEKVKMAGVEYIFLLLQNPRRTELMFGGEIYVSGDPISDDLRECGKLAYIGMFKIVEFGQKTLKLKNSVPTDTLMMSFWSGVHGFAVLNERKWKQIKSKAEEETFRKEVDQILEIMIEGTRL, encoded by the coding sequence ATGAAACCTGCCAAAAAAAAGCAAAAACTCCCCAAACCAAACTCTGATATATCAGCCAAATCGACTGGCTACCACCATGGAAATCTTAGGGAAGAGGTTCTGGAGCATTCCAGAAAGGTATTAGAGACGAAAGGTGTCTCTTCTCTCAGTTTAAGAGATATCGCCAATGACTTAGGTGTGAGCCATACCGCCCCCTACAGACATTTCCCGAAAAAAATGGATCTCCTTCAGGCACTTGTTACCGAAGGGTTTCGGGAATTGACAGAGGGAATGGAAAGAGCTTGGAACCATTCCGATGATCCTTTGGAAAAAGTCAAAATGGCGGGTGTCGAATATATATTTCTTCTCTTACAAAATCCGAGACGAACAGAACTCATGTTTGGTGGTGAGATCTATGTGTCTGGAGATCCTATTTCAGATGATTTACGGGAGTGTGGGAAACTTGCTTATATTGGTATGTTTAAAATTGTAGAGTTTGGTCAAAAGACATTGAAGTTAAAAAATTCCGTTCCCACTGACACTCTTATGATGAGTTTTTGGAGTGGAGTGCATGGATTTGCTGTGTTAAATGAAAGAAAATGGAAACAAATCAAATCCAAAGCAGAAGAAGAGACCTTTCGTAAAGAGGTAGATCAAATTTTAGAGATTATGATTGAGGGAACCCGTCTGTAA
- a CDS encoding DUF6272 family protein, whose amino-acid sequence MRKYGNFKSTNSINREPESKIQIHLKPLDLMRYWRRIGILSDFIGYFYGFSFLPNVPSESMDMKNSEIVNSISTVFNELLENAAKYSYDKKADIEISLIHRGKTFEIFVSNKTNESNVTAYEASLKEIFAAKNLESLYIEKLETNENDPHRSGIGLIMVLKDYPVEMEVSFESVGEETTITSRVIYFTDGFPQS is encoded by the coding sequence ATGCGAAAGTACGGCAATTTTAAATCCACAAATAGTATCAACAGGGAGCCAGAATCCAAAATTCAAATCCATTTAAAACCTTTGGATTTAATGCGGTATTGGCGCCGGATTGGAATCCTGTCAGATTTCATTGGATATTTTTACGGATTCTCTTTTTTACCCAATGTCCCTTCTGAATCGATGGACATGAAAAACTCAGAAATTGTGAACTCCATCTCAACGGTGTTTAATGAACTTTTGGAAAATGCAGCCAAGTATTCCTATGATAAAAAAGCAGATATTGAAATATCGCTCATCCATAGGGGCAAAACTTTTGAAATCTTTGTCAGTAATAAAACAAACGAATCCAATGTCACTGCTTATGAAGCTAGTTTAAAAGAAATATTTGCAGCGAAAAATTTAGAAAGTTTGTATATTGAAAAATTAGAAACTAACGAAAACGATCCACATCGATCTGGTATTGGTCTCATTATGGTTTTAAAAGATTATCCAGTAGAAATGGAAGTTTCTTTTGAATCCGTAGGGGAAGAAACAACCATTACCAGCCGAGTCATTTATTTTACAGACGGGTTCCCTCAATCATAA
- a CDS encoding adenylate/guanylate cyclase domain-containing protein, translated as MDNESILEEERAKYAELEVLYQNIIDHSTEIENELLENNKTIQMYSDRMRRYLSPQLYEMITGGAEGETSISHQRRKLTIFFSDIVGFTTITDSIEPEILSDCLNKYLDVMSSIAIKYGGTIDKFIGDAIMIFFGAPSFENDKTHALNCVKMAIEMRDSLPALDEYWRKSGINHNLTCRIGINTGYVTVGNFGTNERMDYTIIGGPVNVASRLEHASDAGEILISNATKSLIDEFIDTKPKGEIVVKGVHTPIETFQVISLKNDQDKKENPFLKFNNEGFLLKPLHFDKLSTNPEERRLMQYALEKALAALR; from the coding sequence ATGGACAATGAATCAATTTTGGAGGAAGAACGCGCCAAATACGCAGAGTTAGAAGTCCTTTACCAAAACATCATTGATCACTCGACAGAAATCGAAAACGAACTCCTTGAAAATAACAAAACGATCCAAATGTATTCGGATCGTATGCGTCGTTATTTATCTCCTCAACTCTATGAAATGATTACTGGTGGTGCCGAAGGAGAAACTTCTATTTCGCACCAAAGACGCAAACTCACTATATTTTTTTCTGATATTGTTGGTTTTACAACCATCACCGATTCCATAGAACCAGAAATCCTTTCAGACTGTTTGAACAAATATTTGGATGTGATGTCTAGCATTGCTATCAAATACGGCGGAACCATAGACAAATTCATCGGGGATGCCATCATGATTTTTTTCGGAGCACCTAGTTTCGAAAATGATAAAACACATGCTCTAAATTGTGTCAAAATGGCCATAGAAATGCGAGATAGTTTACCGGCCTTGGATGAATACTGGCGAAAATCCGGTATCAACCACAACCTAACTTGCCGTATCGGGATCAATACAGGTTATGTGACCGTAGGGAACTTTGGAACCAACGAAAGAATGGATTATACCATCATTGGTGGGCCAGTCAACGTGGCTTCACGCCTGGAACATGCCTCCGATGCTGGGGAAATCCTCATATCCAACGCAACCAAATCGCTGATAGACGAGTTCATCGACACTAAACCTAAGGGAGAGATTGTTGTCAAAGGTGTTCATACTCCTATTGAAACTTTCCAGGTGATCAGTTTAAAAAACGACCAGGATAAAAAAGAAAATCCGTTCCTAAAATTCAATAATGAAGGATTTCTGCTCAAACCATTACACTTTGATAAACTGAGCACAAACCCCGAAGAACGCCGATTAATGCAATACGCATTAGAAAAAGCGCTTGCGGCTTTACGATAA
- a CDS encoding PP2C family protein-serine/threonine phosphatase, whose product MSQSPSNENRFVLSDYYKKQLKEIAYQGEFRAETFATRFRFFFLGFLVIFATLGLLSGRPPIEFYYQISAILVLLCYNFVVLYSLKKSGKYLNIFKFLSSFLEITLLTFVTGYTAYSQKNPSLVYAAPMIYVFFILIALASIRNNTKTIIFAVIVLIVEYASLTIYFYPEMTNFNAKLIELSEFLKPTFLEKNSTFFLVSAVPMGIFLILLYMIVTGGLILYAILNTSRTTQEQADLIFNTEKQAILEENMRLGMELDVARQIQAMVLPRNEELKEIQELEISARMDSANEVGGDYYDVIHHEDGTVYIGIGDVTDHGLASGVVMLMTQSAFITTLRSKVISLRESLRSINSILFSNIHVRMNDIRNLTLSLFSYKNGVFTTAGQHETILVYRHASKKTETIDTVDNGMLVGLTESIDEFIHEKPIPLQPKDIILLYTDGATEAENSKREQFGSHRLIESLERHVDLETTDAILDAIFKDIYVFIDGMDVYDDITIMIMRKRG is encoded by the coding sequence ATGTCGCAATCTCCCTCCAACGAAAATCGATTCGTCCTTTCGGACTATTACAAGAAACAACTTAAAGAGATTGCCTACCAAGGAGAATTCCGCGCCGAAACCTTTGCGACGCGGTTCCGGTTCTTCTTCCTCGGGTTTTTGGTTATATTTGCAACCTTAGGTCTACTTTCTGGCCGACCACCAATAGAATTCTATTATCAGATTTCTGCTATTTTAGTTCTTCTTTGTTATAATTTTGTTGTTCTGTATTCCTTAAAAAAATCGGGCAAGTATCTCAATATCTTTAAGTTTCTATCTTCCTTTTTAGAAATCACCCTGCTTACATTCGTTACAGGGTATACTGCATATTCTCAAAAAAATCCAAGTCTTGTTTATGCTGCGCCGATGATTTATGTATTTTTCATTCTCATCGCACTGGCTTCCATACGTAATAATACTAAGACTATCATCTTTGCAGTCATCGTTCTCATCGTTGAATATGCATCTCTTACTATATACTTCTATCCAGAGATGACTAACTTCAATGCGAAACTCATTGAACTATCGGAGTTTCTGAAACCAACCTTCTTAGAAAAAAATAGCACTTTCTTCTTAGTAAGTGCTGTCCCAATGGGAATTTTTCTCATCCTTCTGTACATGATTGTTACAGGAGGTCTGATCCTTTATGCCATTCTCAATACTTCGCGAACGACGCAGGAACAAGCGGACTTAATTTTTAATACAGAGAAACAAGCCATCTTGGAAGAGAATATGCGACTCGGTATGGAATTGGACGTAGCAAGACAGATCCAGGCCATGGTACTTCCCCGTAATGAAGAATTAAAAGAGATCCAAGAATTAGAAATTTCTGCAAGGATGGATTCGGCCAATGAAGTCGGTGGTGACTACTATGATGTCATCCATCACGAAGATGGGACAGTATATATTGGGATTGGTGACGTAACCGACCATGGTCTTGCTTCGGGTGTTGTGATGTTAATGACTCAGTCCGCATTCATCACTACTCTACGTTCAAAAGTTATTTCGCTACGTGAGTCCCTTCGTTCGATCAACTCCATTTTATTTTCAAACATTCATGTAAGGATGAATGACATTCGTAATCTTACTTTATCATTGTTTTCTTATAAAAATGGTGTGTTTACAACTGCCGGACAACACGAAACCATTTTAGTTTATCGTCACGCTTCGAAAAAAACGGAAACGATCGATACTGTCGATAATGGCATGTTAGTTGGTTTAACGGAATCCATTGACGAATTTATTCATGAAAAACCAATTCCGTTACAACCAAAGGATATTATCCTTTTGTATACAGATGGGGCTACCGAAGCAGAAAACTCAAAACGAGAACAATTTGGATCTCATCGTTTGATCGAATCTTTGGAAAGACATGTGGATTTAGAAACCACAGATGCAATTTTAGATGCAATCTTTAAGGACATATATGTCTTCATTGATGGAATGGATGTATATGATGACATTACCATCATGATCATGCGCAAACGAGGGTAA
- a CDS encoding GNAT family N-acetyltransferase, which yields MSQIRVHLATTEEDRNKIYHLRYDIYVQEMNRVQEYADHTAKMIKEPFDETGHLFLAETEEGECIGTVRINFRKDGNLECEELYEMELFRPFYPDKVSMSTKLMVKREYRHTAAASMLCMKIYEHARENGIVIDFIDTNPHLVRLYNQVGYRMYKKNIHHPEYGIVIPMVFLLDDNEYLKQIHSPFLRLAKRYPAGTELAHLFETNFTDYKDIRPLFSMDGDDVWQNIVHDMMLPPSQFLSFLRGFTEEESKKLLSMLDLIDYEDGDIVFHQNQESQGLFCVLDGSVEVIVNREDGIRSTISILNQGEIFGELGFVSKSNRNADIIVRDHAKLLILTPNEFQKLEIQSPTLAIKLLTNLFVILAQRFNEMSRRMLEFRRLYEMGGR from the coding sequence ATGAGTCAGATCAGAGTACATTTGGCAACAACGGAGGAAGATCGTAATAAAATTTACCACCTCCGTTATGACATATACGTTCAAGAAATGAACAGGGTCCAGGAATATGCCGATCATACTGCAAAAATGATCAAAGAACCCTTTGACGAAACAGGACATCTCTTCCTCGCCGAAACGGAAGAGGGTGAGTGTATTGGAACTGTCCGCATCAATTTCCGAAAAGATGGAAATTTAGAATGCGAAGAATTATATGAGATGGAACTCTTCCGCCCTTTTTATCCTGATAAAGTTTCCATGTCTACAAAACTCATGGTCAAACGTGAATACAGACACACGGCTGCTGCCAGCATGCTTTGTATGAAAATTTATGAACATGCCAGAGAGAACGGGATCGTCATCGATTTTATTGATACTAATCCTCATTTAGTTCGTTTGTACAACCAAGTGGGTTATCGAATGTACAAAAAGAACATCCACCATCCAGAATATGGGATTGTGATTCCGATGGTTTTTTTATTGGATGATAATGAATATTTAAAACAAATTCATTCACCATTTCTTCGTTTGGCGAAGCGTTACCCTGCGGGAACGGAACTGGCTCATTTATTTGAAACAAATTTTACTGATTATAAAGACATACGGCCTCTCTTCTCCATGGATGGGGATGATGTTTGGCAAAATATTGTTCATGACATGATGCTCCCTCCTAGTCAGTTCCTCTCTTTCCTACGAGGATTTACTGAAGAGGAATCAAAGAAGTTACTTTCCATGTTGGATCTGATTGATTATGAAGATGGGGACATTGTGTTCCATCAAAACCAAGAAAGCCAAGGTCTCTTTTGTGTTTTGGATGGAAGTGTGGAAGTGATTGTGAACCGTGAAGATGGGATTCGTTCTACCATTTCCATTTTAAACCAAGGGGAAATTTTTGGGGAGTTGGGATTTGTTTCCAAGTCCAATCGAAATGCAGATATCATTGTCAGGGATCATGCGAAATTACTCATTCTAACGCCTAACGAATTTCAAAAATTAGAAATCCAAAGTCCGACCCTTGCCATCAAATTACTCACCAATTTGTTTGTGATTTTAGCCCAAAGATTTAATGAAATGTCCCGCCGCATGCTCGAATTTAGAAGGTTGTACGAGATGGGCGGAAGGTAA
- a CDS encoding slr1659 superfamily regulator, which yields MEIKDLDYNIQYDEATKTVKFTGSIRLQNLPAYEPIKLFLRDVAKLCQGSLLTMDFRDLQFVNSSGITTLSMFIIDSRKSAAYQIKIQGSLNVSWQSKSLSNFKKLWDQVVLEIS from the coding sequence ATGGAAATCAAAGACTTAGATTACAATATTCAATACGACGAAGCCACTAAGACTGTCAAATTCACAGGTTCCATCCGATTGCAGAACTTACCCGCTTATGAACCCATAAAATTATTTTTGAGAGATGTTGCGAAACTTTGCCAAGGTTCGCTTTTGACAATGGACTTTAGAGACTTACAATTTGTAAACAGTTCGGGGATCACTACCCTCTCTATGTTCATTATTGATTCCAGAAAAAGTGCTGCTTACCAAATCAAAATCCAAGGATCTCTCAATGTTTCTTGGCAGTCAAAATCCCTCTCTAACTTCAAAAAACTTTGGGATCAAGTGGTTTTGGAAATCTCCTAA
- a CDS encoding slr1658 superfamily regulator — protein MNQKSPIIIGEYHIIPENLPADGQLRLIFQPIDMTTYWRRCGLTANFVAGFYSYCYEASETKANSLSTIINELLENASKFSKAREGRINVELKQYGNLLRIDVLNVASKTLRDSFEIFVNKLLSENVEEMYFSTLETKEDGDTKSGLGLLMMLKDYPVRFGYSFHEVDADTHEITVRAIINVEEI, from the coding sequence TTGAATCAAAAGTCACCCATCATTATCGGGGAATACCACATCATTCCAGAAAATTTGCCTGCTGATGGCCAACTTCGATTGATCTTCCAACCAATCGATATGACTACGTATTGGAGACGATGCGGGCTCACTGCAAACTTTGTTGCGGGATTTTATTCCTATTGTTACGAAGCTAGTGAAACCAAAGCGAACTCCCTCTCTACTATCATTAACGAACTTCTTGAAAATGCTTCTAAATTCTCAAAAGCAAGAGAAGGTAGAATCAATGTAGAATTAAAACAATATGGAAATCTTTTAAGGATTGATGTTTTAAATGTGGCGTCAAAAACCTTGCGGGATAGTTTTGAAATTTTTGTAAATAAACTCTTGTCGGAGAACGTGGAGGAGATGTATTTTTCTACACTCGAAACCAAAGAAGACGGCGATACCAAATCCGGTTTGGGTCTACTCATGATGTTAAAGGACTACCCGGTTCGTTTTGGTTATAGTTTCCATGAGGTCGATGCCGATACTCATGAAATCACGGTAAGAGCAATTATCAACGTAGAAGAGATATAA